The proteins below come from a single Ovis aries strain OAR_USU_Benz2616 breed Rambouillet chromosome 18, ARS-UI_Ramb_v3.0, whole genome shotgun sequence genomic window:
- the LOC101119852 gene encoding myeloid-associated differentiation marker-like, whose protein sequence is MGYFLRTLQLLSTCVAISLVGSLDSWTVPTSNWSFVILCFCFVVTFIILIIESLALQYCFSFSWGDFLLCHACYLALFCLLVSVIYPTTYVQFLFYTSSWDHAIAATAFCFISTVSYATEAIWILRWPQTGDFTGYIGSLPFLLKMLETLVACVILPFISNPYLYMDHPLLVSCVAVYSICFILGIVTILLNLADLENRLPISSSMFHLMLSQLSVLLYIGALVLWALYQFDEKFGGQPERSRDVSCQQRLTNYVCTWDQRLAVAVLTAINLLIYVADLVYWARQASAGTEDQPGDC, encoded by the coding sequence ATGGGCTACTTCCTCCGGACGCTGCAGCTGCTCTCCACCTGCGTGGCCATCTCACTAGTGGGCAGCCTGGACAGCTGGACGGTGCCCACAAGTAACTGGTCCTTTGTTATCTTGTGCTTCTGCTTTGTGGTGACCTTCATCATCCTCATAATCGAATCACTGGCACTTCAGTACTGCTTCTCCTTCTCTTGGGGGGATTTTCTCCTCTGCCATGCCTGCTACCTCGCCCTCTTCTGCCTCTTGGTCTCCGTCATTTACCCCACTACCTatgttcagtttttgttttacaCCTCCTCCTGGGACCACGCCATCGCTGCTACTGCGTTCTGCTTCATTTCTACTGTGTCTTATGCCACCGAAGCAATCTGGATCTTGCGCTGGCCTCAGACAGGTGATTTCACTGGCTATATAGGCAGCTTGCCATTCCTCCTCAAGATGCTAGAGACACTGGTGGCCTGTGTCATCTTACCCTTCATCAGCAATCCCTACCTGTACATGGACCATCCATTGCTGGTGTCGTGCGTGGCTGTGTACTCCATCTGCTTCATCCTGGGGATCGTGACCATCCTGTTGAACCTGGCTGACTTAGAGAACCGGCtgcccatctcctcctccatgtTCCATCTGATGCTGAGCCAGCTGTCTGTCCTTCTCTACATTGGTGCTCTGGTCCTCTGGGCGCTCTACCAATTTGACGAAAAGTTTGGCGGGCAGCCCGAGAGGTCCAGGGATGTGAGCTGTCAACAAAGACTTACCAACTATGTTTGCACCTGGGACCAGCGCCTGGCTGTGGCCGTCCTGACAGCCATCAACCTGCTGATTTACGTGGCCGACCTGGTGTACTGGGCCCGCCAGGCTTCTGCAGGGACTGAGGACCAGCCTGGGGACTGCTGA